In the genome of Neovison vison isolate M4711 chromosome 3, ASM_NN_V1, whole genome shotgun sequence, one region contains:
- the SCARF2 gene encoding scavenger receptor class F member 2 yields MEGAGPRGAGPARRRDAGKLPSPLLPPLLLLLLWLLPGSAAPQELNPRGRNVCRAPGSQEPACCAGWRQQGDECGVAVCEGNSTCSENEVCVRPGECRCRHGYFGANCDTKCPRQFWGPDCKELCICHPHGQCEDVTGQCTCHARRWGARCEHACQCQHGVCHPRSGACRCEPGWWGAQCASACYCSATSRCDPQTGACLCHAGWWGRSCNNQCACNTSPCEQQSGRCQCRERTFGARCERYCQCFRGRCHPVDGTCACEPGYRGKYCREPCPAGFYGLGCRRRCGQCKGQQPCTVAEGRCLTCEPGWNGTKCDQPCATGFYGEGCSHRCPPCRDGHACNHVTGKCTRCNAGWIGDRCETKCSNGTYGEDCAFVCADCGSGHCDFQSGRCLCSPGVHGPHCNLTCPPGLHGVDCAQACSCHEDSCDPVTGACRLETNQRKGVMGAGALLALLLGLLLSLLGCCCACRGKDPARRELTLGRKKAPQRLCGRFSRISMKLPRIPLRRQKLPKVVVAHHDLDNTLNCSFLEPPSGLEQPSPSWSSRASFSSFDTTDEGPVYCVPHEETTTESRDAEAPTGPTEALASSPAPVTTPTSAEEATPLPASSDSERSASSVEGPGGALYARVARREARPARARGEAGGMSLSPSPERRKPPPPDPATKPKVSWIHGKHGAAAAARAPSPPLSGPEAAPSPSKRKRTPSDTSARPEEPGSPRARDPTPRPPGLAEEGPALASPSPPRARARGRGPGLSEPTDAGSPPRSAPEAASMLAAELRDKTRSLGRAEGAPGAQGPREKPAPPQKAKRSVLPASPARASPAPEAAGPEKVAAAVPAPDTPRKKTPIQKPPRKKSREAAGELGRAGAPTL; encoded by the exons ATGGAGGGCGCAGGGCCCCGGGGGGCCGGGCCGGCGCGGCGCCGGGATGCCGGGAAGCTGCCgtcgccgctgctgccgccgctgctgctgctgctgctctggcTGCTGCCCGGCTCCGCGGCACCCCAGGAGCTGAACCCGCGCGGCCGCAACGTGTGCCGCGCGCCCGG ctcccaGGAGCCTGCGTGCTGCGCTGGCTGGAGGCAGCAGGGCGACGAGTGTGGGGTCG CGGTGTGCGAGGGCAACTCCACGTGCTCGGAGAACGAAGTGTGCGTGCGCCCGGGCGAGTGCCGCTGCCGCCATGGCTACTTTGGTGCCAACTGCGACACGA AGTGCCCGCGCCAGTTCTGGGGCCCCGACTGCAAAGAGCTGTGTATCTGCCACCCGCATGGGCAGTGCGAGGACGTGACAGGCCAGTGTACGTGTCACGCGCGGCGCTGGGGCGCACGCTGCGAGCATGCGTGCCAGTGCCAGCATGGCGTGTGCCACCCGCGGAGCGGCGCGTGTCGCTGTGAGCCCGGCTGGTGGGGCGCGCAGTGCGCCAGCGCGTGCTACTGCAGCGCCACGTCGCGCTGTGACCCACAAACGGGCGCGTGCCTGTGCCACGCAGGCTGGTGGGGCCGCAGCTGCAACAATCAGTGCGCCTGCAACACGTCGCCGTGCGAGCAACAGAGCGGCCGCTGCCAGTGTCGCGAGCGCACGTTTGGCGCGCGCTGCGAGCGCTACTGCCAGTGCTTTCGCGGCCGCTGCCACCCTGTGGACGGCACGTGCGCCTGCGAGCCGGGCTACCGGGGCAAGTACTGCCGGGAGCCGTGCCCAGCCGGCTTCTACGGCCTGGGCTGCCGCCGCCG ATGCGGCCAGTGCAAAGGCCAGCAGCCTTGCACGGTGGCCGAGGGCCGCTGCCTGACTTGTGAGCCCGGCTGGAACGGCACCAAGTGCGACCAGCCGTGCGCCACCGGCTTCTATGGCGAGGGCTGCAGCCACCGCTGCCCGCCCTGCCGCGACGGGCATGCCTGCAACCACGTCACTGGCAAATGCACGCGCTGCAACGCGGGCTGGATCGGCGACCG GTGCGAGACCAAGTGCAGCAATGGCACTTACGGCGaggactgtgcatttgtgtgcgCCGACTGCGGCAGCGGCCACTGCGACTTCCAGTCGGGGCGTTGCCTGTGCAGCCCCGGCGTCCACGGGCCCCA CTGTAACCTGACATGCCCGCCTGGACTTCACGGCGTGGACTGCGCCCAGGCCTGCAGTTGCCACGAGGACTCGTGCGACCCAGTCACTGGTGCCTGCCGCTTAG AGACCAACCAGCGCAAGGGCGTGATGGGAGCGGGTGCGTTGCTTGCTCTGCTCCTCGGCCTGCTGCTCTCGCTGCTCGGCTGCTGCTGCGCCTGCCGCGGCAAGGACCCGGCGCGCCG GGAGCTCACGCTCGGGAGGAAGAAGGCGCCGCAGCGACTGTGCGGTCGCTTCAGCCGCATCAGCATGAAGCTGCCACGGATCCCGCTCCGGAGGCAGAAGCTGCCCAAGGTCGTAG TGGCCCATCACGACCTGGATAATACACTCAACTGTAGCTTCTTGGAGCCACCGTCAGGGCTGGAGCAGCCCTCGCCATCATGGTCCTCCCgggcctccttctcctcctttgaCACCACTGATGAGGGCCCGGTGTACTGCGTACCCCATGAGG aGACCACAACCGAGAGCCGGGATGCGGAGGCCCCCACGGGCCCTACCGAGGCGCTGGCGTCATCCCCGGCGCCGGTGACCACACCGACGTCCGCAGAGGAGGCGACTCCCCTCCCCGCGTCCTCTGACAGCGAGCGGTCCGCGTCGAGCGTGGAAGGGCCTGGCGGGGCGCTGTATGCGCGGGTGGCTCGGCGCGAGGCCCGGCCGGCCCGGGCCCGGGGCGAAGCCGGGGGCATGTCGCTTTCGCCGTCTCCCGAGCGCAGGAAGCCGCCTCCACCCGACCCTGCCACCAAGCCCAAGGTGTCCTGGATCCACGGCAAGCACGGCGCCGCTGCTGCTGCCCGTGCGCCCTCACCGCCACTCTCGGGACCCGAGGCCGCGCCCAGTCCCAGCAAGAGGAAACGGACGCCCAGCGACACGTCGGCGCGGCCGGAGGAGCCTGGCAGCCCCAGGGCCCGCGACCCCACGCCACGGCCCCCTGGGCTGGCGGAGGAGGGGCCAGCCCTCGCCTCCCCATCGCCGCCTAGGGCTCGGGCGCGGGGTCGCGGCCCTGGCCTCTCGGAGCCCACGGACGCTGGCAGTCCCCCGCGCAGCGCGCCCGAGGCCGCCTCCATGCTCGCCGCGGAGCTGCGCGACAAGACTCGAAGCCTGGGCCGCGCCGAAGGGGCTCCCGGCGCGCAGGGTCCGCGAGAGAAGCCGGCGCCGCCACAGAAAGCCAAGCGCTCGGTGCTGCCTGCCTCGCCGGCCCGCGCGTCCCCTGCGCCCGAGGCCGCGGGGCCGGAGAAGGTGGCGGCCGCCGTGCCCGCGCCCGACACCCCCCGGAAAAAGACCCCCATCCAGAAGCCGCCGCGTAAGAAGAGCCGGGAAGCGGCGGGCGAGCTGGGCAGGGCGGGCGCACCCACCCTGTAG